The proteins below are encoded in one region of Clostridium pasteurianum DSM 525 = ATCC 6013:
- a CDS encoding helix-turn-helix domain-containing protein, with the protein MAIIINIDVMLAKRKMSVTELTQKVGITMANLSILKNGRAKAIRFSTLEAICKALECQPGDILEYRNDT; encoded by the coding sequence ATGGCAATTATAATCAATATTGATGTGATGCTGGCTAAAAGGAAAATGAGTGTAACAGAACTTACACAGAAGGTTGGAATAACCATGGCAAACCTCTCTATACTAAAGAATGGAAGAGCAAAAGCTATTAGATTTTCAACTTTAGAGGCAATATGCAAAGCTTTGGAATGCCAACCAGGTGATATTTTAGAATATAGAAATGATACATAA
- a CDS encoding DUF2975 domain-containing protein, translating into MKQCSTIFLRISVILIGIPVLALCIFWLPSAADYLHYPILIGVYATAITFFFAVYQALKLLSYIDKNKAFSELSVKALKYIKYCAITISIIYAVLLPLVFPIADADDAPGLMGFPVIFIFASSVVGVFAAVLQRLLQDAIDIKSENDLTV; encoded by the coding sequence ATGAAACAATGTTCAACAATTTTCTTAAGGATATCTGTAATTCTTATTGGAATTCCAGTTCTTGCTCTATGTATATTTTGGTTGCCTTCAGCTGCAGATTATTTACACTATCCCATTTTAATAGGTGTGTATGCAACCGCCATAACGTTTTTCTTTGCTGTATATCAAGCTTTAAAACTTTTAAGCTATATTGACAAGAACAAAGCTTTCTCGGAATTATCTGTAAAGGCTTTAAAGTATATCAAATACTGTGCAATAACAATAAGTATTATATATGCAGTACTCCTGCCATTGGTATTTCCTATAGCGGATGCAGACGACGCCCCAGGTCTCATGGGATTCCCAGTGATTTTTATTTTTGCTTCTTCTGTAGTTGGAGTCTTTGCTGCTGTTCTTCAAAGGCTTTTACAAGATGCTATTGATATAAAATCAGAAAATGATTTAACGGTGTGA